A single Vulcanisaeta distributa DSM 14429 DNA region contains:
- a CDS encoding 50S ribosomal protein L37e encodes MVKGTPSFGKMNKGWTHIRCPRCGRHAYNPVKGYCAACGWGRSKRIRRYSWQNKKVNKVRIR; translated from the coding sequence ATGGTAAAGGGTACGCCAAGCTTCGGTAAGATGAATAAGGGCTGGACGCACATTAGATGCCCAAGATGCGGTAGGCACGCCTACAACCCAGTTAAAGGCTATTGCGCGGCCTGTGGCTGGGGCAGGTCGAAGAGGATTAGGCGTTATTCATGGCAGAATAAGAAGGTTAATAAGGTCAGGATTCGCTAA
- a CDS encoding CaiB/BaiF CoA transferase family protein: protein MGKLPLEGIEVIDLTHSAAGPFATSILGDLGAEVIKVESPEGDMTRTWGHVIRDNVSTYYLAMNRNKHVVRLDLKNVDDRNRLYEMVKSADVLIENYRPGVAERLGVDYGSVSKINPRIIYVSIKGFMPGSEYEDYPAFDVVIQGMSGLMSVTGCEDGTFVKVGVPITDMVTGFFSVIAILSALRIRDREGKGVRITVPMLDSALYVMGIHILYYLFTGNVPRPLGTKYMSVVAPYQGFRARDGKMFILAVGNDRIWRKFCEVIGKPELADDPRFRTNPDRVRNQDELEKILQEIFLTKDRDYWVNLFLSNGIPAGPVYDMADIAKDPYVSKYVLTEINHPELGAVKLVRNPIRFNDESIGIRLLEY, encoded by the coding sequence ATGGGTAAACTCCCACTTGAGGGTATTGAGGTAATTGATTTAACGCACTCTGCCGCAGGTCCTTTCGCAACGTCAATACTCGGCGACTTAGGTGCCGAGGTTATTAAGGTCGAGTCGCCTGAGGGTGACATGACTAGGACATGGGGCCACGTGATTAGGGATAACGTTAGTACGTATTACCTGGCTATGAATAGGAATAAGCACGTGGTTAGACTTGACCTAAAGAATGTGGATGATAGGAATAGGCTTTATGAGATGGTTAAGAGCGCTGACGTGCTTATTGAGAATTATAGGCCTGGCGTTGCCGAGAGACTCGGCGTTGATTATGGCTCGGTGAGTAAGATCAATCCGAGGATTATTTATGTGTCAATTAAGGGCTTCATGCCCGGCAGTGAGTATGAGGATTACCCTGCCTTTGATGTCGTTATTCAGGGCATGAGTGGTTTAATGAGTGTCACGGGTTGTGAGGATGGGACTTTTGTTAAGGTTGGTGTTCCAATAACTGACATGGTGACTGGCTTCTTCTCGGTAATAGCAATACTATCTGCGCTCAGAATTAGGGATAGGGAGGGTAAGGGCGTTAGGATTACCGTACCAATGCTGGATTCGGCTCTATACGTAATGGGTATACACATCCTTTATTACCTCTTCACGGGCAATGTGCCAAGGCCGTTGGGCACTAAGTATATGAGTGTTGTTGCTCCTTACCAGGGCTTCAGGGCTAGGGATGGTAAGATGTTCATACTCGCCGTGGGTAATGACAGGATATGGAGGAAATTCTGTGAGGTCATTGGTAAGCCTGAATTAGCGGATGATCCTAGGTTTAGGACTAATCCTGACAGGGTTAGGAATCAGGATGAACTTGAGAAGATATTGCAGGAAATATTCCTTACCAAGGATAGGGATTACTGGGTAAACTTATTCCTAAGTAATGGAATACCCGCTGGGCCTGTTTACGACATGGCTGATATAGCAAAAGATCCCTATGTAAGTAAGTACGTATTAACTGAGATAAACCATCCTGAATTAGGCGCTGTAAAGCTTGTTAGGAATCCCATCAGGTTTAATGATGAATCCATAGGCATTAGGCTCCTTGAGTATTAA
- a CDS encoding acyl-CoA thioesterase has translation MPFRARYYIYWVDTDAAGIAHFTSFLRLVERAEEDFYRENGILHYHSIAPRRELFITYTAPLRRGDVAVVELWLDEARTRAIKYRFRIINETSGKNAAEGYLVFTCVSNEGGELRAVPCPEELINAWKRTINTT, from the coding sequence ATGCCATTTAGGGCTAGATATTATATTTATTGGGTCGATACGGATGCGGCTGGTATTGCGCATTTCACGTCATTCCTAAGGCTTGTTGAGCGAGCTGAGGAGGATTTTTATAGGGAGAATGGTATACTTCATTATCATTCAATTGCACCACGCAGGGAGCTCTTCATAACCTACACGGCACCGTTAAGGAGGGGTGATGTCGCGGTGGTTGAGTTGTGGCTTGATGAGGCGAGGACTAGGGCGATTAAGTACAGGTTTAGGATAATCAATGAGACATCCGGTAAAAATGCTGCCGAGGGTTACCTAGTATTCACCTGCGTTAGTAATGAGGGTGGTGAGCTAAGGGCCGTACCATGCCCCGAGGAGCTTATTAATGCTTGGAAGAGGACCATTAACACGACTTAA
- a CDS encoding nucleotidyltransferase domain-containing protein, protein MDCIPKDLINEIINMFRNAYAIYVYGGSLDCSGGDIDIAVFMEEPPREIPMIGNNVDLQVFKRPRNTLFFVYVIKTGQLIYGNPLDIDINASIRNELEMVDEREFLFLNSDDEVVVCKSLKELMFLLAAIKCGIHGSSNWYKMVNCLSGLGINVPTEFKHCLNPPSIDVLRNVGKPVLIRIIQELRAIRQSYGL, encoded by the coding sequence GTGGATTGCATACCCAAGGACTTAATTAATGAGATAATTAACATGTTTAGAAATGCATATGCAATATATGTATACGGTGGTTCGCTTGATTGCAGCGGTGGCGATATTGATATTGCGGTGTTCATGGAAGAACCACCCAGGGAAATTCCTATGATTGGGAATAATGTGGATTTACAAGTCTTTAAAAGGCCACGTAACACACTATTCTTCGTTTACGTAATTAAGACAGGCCAATTAATATATGGTAATCCATTAGACATTGACATTAATGCATCCATTAGGAATGAGTTGGAGATGGTTGATGAGAGGGAGTTCCTATTCCTCAATAGTGATGATGAGGTTGTGGTATGTAAATCCCTCAAGGAGTTAATGTTTCTCCTCGCCGCAATTAAGTGCGGTATTCATGGATCAAGTAATTGGTATAAAATGGTCAATTGCTTAAGTGGTCTCGGTATAAATGTACCTACTGAATTCAAGCATTGCCTAAACCCGCCAAGCATAGATGTGCTCCGAAACGTTGGTAAGCCTGTGCTGATTAGGATAATTCAGGAACTTAGGGCCATCAGGCAGAGTTATGGGTTATGA
- a CDS encoding amino acid-binding protein has product MVWLLVSISRDRPGLLNDITGVIRSRNLNIRNIVGNNYAILIEVDGEVNNELLNNVSNVDGVNTVNMVNLPFTILGFIQENFMRALVFYVMEREPELIERLGYEYGKELMRYILNSMRDFRDALYSSLRILTALGVIALVNVQFMPNKTVISIAKSFDEDIGMPMTKGIIRGLFEAVDNIKRRISVSKVNQGTYNFIIT; this is encoded by the coding sequence ATGGTTTGGCTACTAGTAAGTATTTCAAGGGATAGGCCAGGTCTACTTAACGACATTACCGGTGTGATTAGGTCTCGGAATTTAAACATAAGAAATATCGTAGGTAATAACTATGCGATTCTCATTGAGGTTGATGGTGAGGTAAATAATGAGTTATTGAATAATGTTAGTAATGTTGATGGGGTTAACACGGTAAATATGGTAAATTTACCGTTTACAATACTTGGATTTATACAGGAGAATTTCATGAGGGCATTGGTTTTCTACGTAATGGAGAGGGAGCCTGAGTTGATCGAGCGTCTTGGTTATGAGTATGGTAAGGAATTAATGAGGTACATATTGAATTCAATGAGGGACTTTAGGGACGCTCTTTACTCCTCATTAAGAATACTCACGGCGCTTGGAGTCATAGCCCTAGTTAACGTGCAATTCATGCCGAATAAGACCGTGATCTCTATAGCGAAGTCCTTCGATGAGGATATTGGGATGCCTATGACAAAGGGAATAATAAGGGGATTATTCGAGGCCGTGGATAATATTAAACGCAGAATTAGTGTTAGTAAGGTGAATCAGGGCACTTATAATTTCATCATAACATGA
- a CDS encoding 50S ribosomal protein L14e: protein MPRVFDIGRVCVKVAGREAGRKCVIVDIKDENFVIITGPKSLTGVKRRAVNVKHIEPTEYKINIKRGASDEEVLKALEEANLIDYMKQVIKPKLGMVPTQQ from the coding sequence ATGCCTAGGGTTTTCGATATTGGTAGGGTGTGCGTGAAGGTTGCAGGTAGGGAGGCTGGTAGGAAGTGCGTTATTGTGGATATTAAGGATGAGAACTTCGTAATAATAACGGGGCCTAAGTCCCTAACGGGCGTTAAGAGAAGGGCCGTTAATGTCAAGCACATTGAACCAACGGAGTATAAGATAAACATTAAGAGGGGTGCCAGTGATGAGGAGGTTCTCAAGGCGCTTGAGGAGGCTAACCTGATTGATTATATGAAGCAGGTTATTAAGCCTAAATTGGGCATGGTACCAACGCAGCAGTAA
- a CDS encoding mandelate racemase/muconate lactonizing enzyme family protein: MSEPTIKSVRVLTVMGNFEWPIVKVELSNGLVGYGECHRGPGIKEVLRRAEELIRGKEVNIEYLLRLIRRHIPNSEWGIVNNAISGLETALWDLKGKLTGLPVYELLGGKVRDRVAVYADLHAGAGIIETGGKRWVELASTEVAYNVENYIRRAREAMNMGFRYIKFDVDVPEKMMETEFDRTFGMRIVKFVTSFIGGVRDAVKYDVDIMIDGHWAFSVPTAIAIARELAKYDVFWFEDPVPPENIDAMREVRLKSPVPIATGEKLYRLSQFRELIEKEATDIIHPDVQRLGGLLEMKKIAYLAEEYYVPVAIHNISSPIGTMANAHVAATIGDFIAIEWHAIDLPWWPDMVKEGMIIKEGYITPPRRPGLGVELNERVAVEHAKDPSEVKEFL; encoded by the coding sequence ATGAGCGAGCCAACTATTAAGTCTGTTAGGGTTTTGACTGTCATGGGGAATTTTGAGTGGCCTATTGTTAAGGTTGAGCTTAGTAATGGGCTTGTTGGTTATGGTGAGTGTCATAGGGGTCCAGGCATTAAGGAGGTTTTGAGGAGGGCTGAGGAGTTAATTCGGGGTAAGGAGGTTAATATTGAGTACTTGCTTAGGCTCATTAGGAGGCACATACCAAACTCAGAGTGGGGTATTGTTAATAATGCAATTAGTGGTTTGGAGACAGCCCTTTGGGACTTGAAGGGTAAGTTAACGGGGTTGCCGGTTTATGAATTACTCGGTGGTAAGGTTAGGGATAGGGTTGCTGTGTATGCGGATCTACACGCTGGCGCTGGCATTATTGAGACTGGTGGTAAGAGGTGGGTTGAACTTGCCAGTACCGAGGTTGCCTATAACGTCGAGAATTACATAAGGAGGGCTAGGGAGGCCATGAACATGGGGTTTAGGTACATTAAGTTCGATGTTGATGTGCCGGAGAAAATGATGGAGACCGAGTTCGATAGGACCTTCGGCATGAGGATTGTTAAGTTCGTTACGTCATTCATAGGTGGCGTTAGAGATGCCGTTAAGTACGACGTTGATATAATGATTGATGGGCATTGGGCATTCAGCGTACCCACAGCCATAGCCATAGCCAGGGAGCTGGCTAAGTACGATGTGTTCTGGTTTGAGGATCCGGTACCGCCTGAGAATATTGATGCCATGAGGGAGGTCAGGCTTAAGTCACCGGTGCCCATAGCCACTGGTGAGAAGCTATATAGGTTGTCGCAGTTTAGGGAGTTGATTGAGAAGGAGGCTACGGACATAATACACCCGGATGTGCAAAGACTCGGTGGTTTACTTGAAATGAAGAAGATAGCCTACCTAGCCGAGGAGTATTACGTGCCGGTGGCTATACATAACATCTCAAGCCCAATAGGGACGATGGCCAATGCCCACGTGGCAGCCACAATAGGGGACTTCATAGCCATTGAGTGGCACGCCATTGACCTGCCCTGGTGGCCCGACATGGTTAAGGAGGGCATGATCATAAAGGAGGGCTATATAACACCACCCAGGAGACCAGGCCTTGGGGTGGAACTAAACGAGAGGGTTGCTGTGGAGCATGCAAAGGACCCGAGTGAGGTTAAGGAATTCCTTTAA